A genomic window from Anguilla rostrata isolate EN2019 chromosome 14, ASM1855537v3, whole genome shotgun sequence includes:
- the LOC135239079 gene encoding alpha-ketoglutarate dehydrogenase component 4-like isoform X3, with amino-acid sequence MAATARVVVQAVRPHSPLIKFPNRLGVPRPNVQEALMMAAAAQSSGTHSLRPPAAPTAAPPRPLSTAPPSRVAGPPDTAASVASLPPRYRRKPLAAEEMDYIQRGGPE; translated from the exons ATGGCAGCGACCGCTAGGGTCGTCGTGCAG GCTGTGCGACCACATTCTCCTCTGATAAAGTTCCCCAACCGTCTGGGTGTTCCAAGGCCTAacg TTCAGGAAGCGCTGATGATGGCTGCCGCTGCACAGTCGAGCGGCACCCACAGTTTACGGCCGCCTGCGGCGCCAACGGCGGCTCCCCCCAGGCCGCTGAGCACGGCCCCCCCGAGCCGCGTCGCCGGTCCCCCGGACACCGCCGCCTCCGTAGCCAGTCTTCCTCCCCGGTACCGGCGGAAGCCGCTTGCCGCTGAAGAGATGGACTACATCCAG CGTGGGGGACCAGAGTGA
- the LOC135239079 gene encoding alpha-ketoglutarate dehydrogenase component 4-like isoform X2: MAATARVVVQAVRPHSPLIKFPNRLGVPRPNVQEALMMAAAAQSSGTHSLRPPAAPTAAPPRPLSTAPPSRVAGPPDTAASVASLPPRYRRKPLAAEEMDYIQVCFLRLHVQCSSSECTSLSSGLEPS; this comes from the exons ATGGCAGCGACCGCTAGGGTCGTCGTGCAG GCTGTGCGACCACATTCTCCTCTGATAAAGTTCCCCAACCGTCTGGGTGTTCCAAGGCCTAacg TTCAGGAAGCGCTGATGATGGCTGCCGCTGCACAGTCGAGCGGCACCCACAGTTTACGGCCGCCTGCGGCGCCAACGGCGGCTCCCCCCAGGCCGCTGAGCACGGCCCCCCCGAGCCGCGTCGCCGGTCCCCCGGACACCGCCGCCTCCGTAGCCAGTCTTCCTCCCCGGTACCGGCGGAAGCCGCTTGCCGCTGAAGAGATGGACTACATCCAG GTCTGCTTTTTGAGACTTCACGTACAGTGCAGTTCGTCTGAATGTACGTCATTATCATCAGGGCTAGAACCATCATAA
- the LOC135239079 gene encoding alpha-ketoglutarate dehydrogenase component 4-like isoform X1, producing the protein MVRTLRVDLANFSLFVQTCISLVLALVAYYQAVRPHSPLIKFPNRLGVPRPNVQEALMMAAAAQSSGTHSLRPPAAPTAAPPRPLSTAPPSRVAGPPDTAASVASLPPRYRRKPLAAEEMDYIQRGGPE; encoded by the exons ATGGTCAGGACACTTCGTGTTGACTTGGCTAACTTTAGCTTGTTTGTGCAAACTTGTATCTCGCTAGTTCTGGCATTGGTAGCGTACTATCAG GCTGTGCGACCACATTCTCCTCTGATAAAGTTCCCCAACCGTCTGGGTGTTCCAAGGCCTAacg TTCAGGAAGCGCTGATGATGGCTGCCGCTGCACAGTCGAGCGGCACCCACAGTTTACGGCCGCCTGCGGCGCCAACGGCGGCTCCCCCCAGGCCGCTGAGCACGGCCCCCCCGAGCCGCGTCGCCGGTCCCCCGGACACCGCCGCCTCCGTAGCCAGTCTTCCTCCCCGGTACCGGCGGAAGCCGCTTGCCGCTGAAGAGATGGACTACATCCAG CGTGGGGGACCAGAGTGA
- the pdxp gene encoding pyridoxal phosphate phosphatase has translation MAGAASSKGCQKISGSQIRDLLDAKRFVLFDCDGVIWNGETAVPGAPEVVSLLKQQGKGVFFVTNNCTRPRENYVQKFSRLGFSDVVQEEIFSSAYCSAVYLRDVAKVQGKVFVIGGNGVYKELQDAGVPFVEEEAGVSEESIYDCPLDSEVRAVLVGYDEKFNFLKLAKACCYLRNADCLFLATDPDPWHPLRGGRVTPGSGSLTAALETATDRKATVIGKPSRFMFECIASQFGVDPALALMIGDRLETDILFGANCGLDTMLTLTGVSGMDEAEGYKDSDALEKKDFVPDYVVDTIADFLDAQEED, from the exons ATGGCAGGCGCCGCGAGCAGCAAAGGTTGTCAGAAGATCAGTGGGTCTCAAATCAGAGATCTGCTTGACGCCAAACGCTTCGTGCTTTTTGACTGCGATGGGGTGATTTGGAACGGCGAAACGGCGGTACCCGGCGCGCCAGAGGTAGTGAGTTTGTTGAAACAACAAGGCAAAGGGGTGTTTTTCGTTACCAACAATTGCACCAGGCCTAGAGAAAACTACGTGCAGAAGTTTTCCAGATTGGGCTTCAGTGATGTCGTGCAGGAAGAGATTTTTAGTTCGGCGTACTGCTCTGCAGTTTACCTGCGAGACGTGGCTAAGGTACAAGGCAAGGTCTTTGTCATCGGGGGTAATGGAGTGTACAAAGAGCTCCAGGACGCTGGTGTGCCTTTCGTGGAGGAAGAGGCTGGTGTATCCGAAGAGAGCATATACGACTGTCCGTTAGATTCGGAGGTCAGGGCGGTTCTGGTCGGCTACGACGAGAAATTTAATTTCTTGAAACTGGCTAAGGCTTGCTGCTACTTGCGGAATGCGGACTGTCTCTTTCTGGCCACAGACCCCGACCCCTGGCATCCGCTCAGAGGTGGAAGAGTCACACCAG GTTCCGGCAGCCTGACGGCAGCCCTGGAGACGGCCACCGACCGCAAGGCCACAGTCATCGGCAAGCCCAGCCGCTTCATGTTCGAGTGCATCGCCAGCCAGTTCGGCGTGGACCCCGCCCTGGCCCTCATGATCGGGGACCGCCTGGAGACGGACATCCTCTTCGGGGCCAACTGCGGGCTGGACACCATGCTCACCCTGACGGGGGTCTCCGGGATGGACGAAGCCGAGGGCTACAAGGACAGCGACGCCCTGGAGAAAAAGGACTTTGTGCCAGACTACGTGGTGGACACCATCGCCGACTTCCTGGACGCGCAGGAGGAGGACTGA
- the setd9 gene encoding SET domain-containing protein 9 gives MIAHLLKALQEKWNSYKYRFVPWIAVNLRKNERTLRRVKERCQDKLVPDEYIAVTLQSLFRHLFKNDIERQRDLLPLLTESSRSAYQNAQNNTVSLTRLDRHLDPCEVMLGSLGFCINRRRSTLWSAGTGVFVTMGMVPKGTPVAMYPGTVYQTYEPIFFQSLCNPFVFRCIDGVLIDGNDKGISKIVYRSCSGRDRLGPFRLSDITWLTANPDNPLAVGQYVNNCSNEKAANVCYQEFDVPDKFPLELRQYLPNVNYRHDTSKPLRCVVLVALRDINSGEELFSNYFTIVH, from the exons ATGATAGCACATTTACTGAAAGCACTACAAGAGAAATGGAATTCTTATAAATACAGATTTGTACCGTGGATAGCCGTAAACCTGCGAAAAAACGAGAG AACTCTACGAAGAGTGAAAGAGCGCTGCCAGGACAAGTTGGTACCAGACGAATACATAGCCGTCACCTTGCAGAGCCTCTTCAGACATCTGTTCAAAAATGACATCGAAAGACAACGTGATTTGTTGCCCTTGCTCACAGAGTCATCCCGATCTGCGTACCAAAACGCGCAGAACAATACAGTGTCACTCACTAGGTTGGACAGACATTTGGACCCCTGTGAAGTTATGCTCGGCTCACTTGGATTTTGCATTAATAGACGGCGAAGCACACTCTGGTCCGCAGGTACCGGAGTATTCGTTACCATGGGAATGGTACCGAAAGGAACGCCTGTAGCCATGTATCCAG GTACGGTGTATCAGACTTACGAGCCCATCTTTTTCCAGTCACTCTGCAACCCATTTGTGTTCCGGTGTATAGACGGCGTGCTAATCGACGGTAACGACAAAGGCATCTCCAAAATCGTATACAG GTCGTGCAGTGGTCGGGACAGGCTGGGTCCTTTCAGACTGAGTGACATCACCTGGTTGACAGCCAATCCGGACAACCCACTGGCAGTGGGTCAGTACGTGAACAACTGTTCAAATG AAAAGGCTGCAAATGTATGTTATCAGGAGTTTGACGTACCGGACAAATTTCCACTGGAACTTCGCCAGTACCTTCCAAATGTAAATTACAGGCATGACACAAGCAA GCCATTGAGATGTGTGGTCCTTGTGGCTCTGAGAGACATAAACTCTGGGGAGGAACTCTTCTCTAACTATTTCACCATTGTACATTAG